Part of the Periophthalmus magnuspinnatus isolate fPerMag1 chromosome 23, fPerMag1.2.pri, whole genome shotgun sequence genome, cttaaaataatttaaaaaaataaacttaaaaataaactaaaaatagataTTGCACCTGGGTGTGAttcagtgacttgagtattgcacatgggtgtggttgaatgacacatgttcagtgttaactgtgttcattgtacagtctgacagcagcaggaaggaaagacctgaaaccttcacacagcgagggtgaatcagtcactgaagctgctctccagggcagacagagcgtcctgcagggggtgagactcatggcccagcatagaaatgaccttagccaggaccctcctgtcccccacctcctgcactgagtccagaggacagcccaggacagagctggacttcttgatgaccttgtccagcttcttcctttccctctctgtgatgaccacaccgtacaggatgatgccaccacagagtcatagaaggtcttcaggagtggccctctcactccaaaagacctgagtctcctcaggagatagatcctgctctggcccttcctgtacagtgcgcctgtgttgtgagtccagtccagtttgttgttcagatgaacacccaggtacttgtatgaatccactctctcaatgtcccttccctggatgttcactgagggggcagtagagtggcgtctgcggaagtccaccaccatctccttggtaGGATAACAttggataacattggcagtttggcgcatcgccatggcaacacagtgcaaaaaaaaacacatgggtctggttgactttattgattgggatgaccaaATGGAATTTTGTATcaaatttgaaaacatttagaaaaactaaattttcagccttccatacaaatgtatttgttattctgtagggggcgctgtcgcgccaaatttATTTCTTGCACAAACAGTAGTATGAGGcaggaaagttttacaactgattcgaatttgagccaaatcagaCTTTGTACgtgcaaacgggagcaaattttgaaattgcaaaaaatttcaaaaattccgatggaattttgtaGCATCGCCGCATGGAAACCGTGATAGGAATCATCAtaataaattggataacttttgatgccccactgtTGTTGTTGATCCCTGTTGTTTAATTACACTATTTAGTATGTCCCAGGTTCtcattatattgtttatattttcatatATTATTCTTTTATAATATAACTGTTTGTCAGTTCTAATTatatctgtttatttgtttatttatatctaATTTATTTGTACATGTCTTGTATCTTTGTTCAGCatctttagtttttagtttgacAAACAATTtatacagattttattttattttattttttacaagcaTTTAATATTCCTTTAGTAAGCCcaggacagttttttttttttttttttttttttttacaatattcttttacagtatttattatacaactctgtttacatttgtttcTGTAGAGACTGAGATCCAGTCCTGTTCTTTTAAACTACTGTCAAAAGCATTAATGGTCTCTTCACTTCTTATGTTTATAATTCACCTTCTTGTCCTCttttacaatgtttaaatccaggatcAAAACGGCTAATTTTTAGCCGTGCAAGGTTttcattctgcactcttctcttttaatgttaattttatgatgattatttgcgattatctatgttttgatttgttgtattgtgactttatTGTGAGTTACtttatgtatgaattgtgctgtacaaatggACTTGCCTTGCCTCATGATGTAGTTACACTTTTCCGCGGTAGGGGGCGTAAATGTGCCTCCGTGAAGAGAAGCGCTCAGCAGTATATCCGCAGAAGAAGTCGCACAGTGCGCATGCGCAGACACAGCGCAGATACAGCGCAGGCATCATGGCGTTCAATTTTGGCGCTACCGCGAGCAATCCAGCTACAAGTATGTGTTTATTATGGAGGCTGAGAGCTTTCAGTATGTGCGAATGGCTTAACACTATTCTCTTGTACTTTTCTAAAGGTACAACGGGGTTTTCTTTTGGCTCGTTTGGTGCCAAACCCACAGCAGCTTCCACAGCGTTTGGCTTTGGTGCTCCAGCCACGGCCACCACAGCTTCATCCGGGTTTGGCAGTAAGTGCACAACAAACACACGGATGTTTGTTATGTAGATGggtataatgtaaaaagatatgTACGTAGGAGTCACACTTTTCAAAAACCTACATATTCATTCGTTTCATAAGAATGTGTTGGTACATTTCAAAAATATCTGATGTGgctccacaaacatgttttattttgttacccTTTGTCAGTTTGAATGTTCTGTCCTTTGAATGTAAACCTAAACTGACATGTGCATCTCCAAAcaaactgtaatgctgatttaaagTGTGTTATACAATCTTATTTTCTACGTCCCAGCGTTTACAGCTCCCAACTTTGGCACAGCCACCACCAGCGCAGCTGCACCGTCCACAGGCTTTAACTTTGGCTCCTCCAACACGGGTAAGATGTTATGAGATTTTATCAAGATGTTTTTCTGTCCATAACTAATAGCGGCTTTCTCTGTAAAGAGCCTGACTCatctgtgtttcttttttttaatgctggCCTAAACTGACTGTAGGACTTGGGGGGCTGGGAGCTGGAAACAGTGCTGCTGGTGGTTTTAGTTTTGGGGGGTTTGGCTTAAATCCCAACCCAGCAGCAGTGAATTTTAATGTGGGATGCTTTggtacaactactaccactggCACGGCCTTGAATTTTGGTAATAGCCTGGCTAGTACAGGTATATGACCTTTTGAAAATCATTATTTCTTGGGGTATTCCAATGCACAATACTAATCATTTTTAGCTCTCAAAACCACCAAATACATGCACCTTGATGTCAGGGAGCTggtctctccacagacctgacttttCTGGCgaagggtcagccacctgcttgtttccatgttattgctttgcctggaacttCTCACAGAATCACATAAAACTCTATCCAACTGGAGAGATTaaaactttggaacattctccatggagagagcAGATCCATGTTTGTTCACGTTAGAGTTGGTTGTTGTTATAACAGCGGCGGCTGCTCCGATCTGCTCAGCCATTGTCCTGAAATCAGCTCTGTGGTTTTATTAACAATTTTCATGGAATACCACTTGGTCAAAGttctttttgtttacatttgtgggCTGGTGTGTGGTGTTTTTTGCTTGCTAGTTCCCTTTGCATGTCATTGCCGTGTGGTTCATGTTCATATTCTGTCTGTACAGTGATTTATCATGTTAGCTGGAAATTCTCATTCTCTTATTCATCTATTTTTTGGGAATTACAGCTTTGTTTTATGTGTCTATTAAGGTTGTAATGTGTTTCTCAGGCACTTTTGGGGGATTTGGAACCACAACAACCTCTGCTGCAGCTCCTGGGTCAACTTTTAGTTTTGCCGCTCCTTCAACTGCCACAGGTCTGTAAAATTGGATTgttgagtgttttgtgtttacagAAGACTTGTGTTTACTTACTTACAGAAGAAGAAATTAACAGAATCCAAAGTGTTATTTAACTGTGACTGTTGTTATACCTGCTTGTGATAGGTGGTCTTTTTGGTGGGACACAAAACAAAGGCTTTGGGTTCTCCTCTGGCCTCGGTGCAGGAACTACCACTGGAGCATCAGCTTTTGGAACTGGTTTAGGGACAACCAGCCTCGGTGGGTTTGGAGGTTTTAGTATTCAGCCAACACAGCAACAGCAAggtaaatatttttgaaatgtcCATGCAATAAAGTATATTCTTTCAAACTCAAGTGCTTAGGAACATCCTTGAAAAGCAAATATCTCAATACATAGCAGTGTTGATGTTGTTTGTGCTGTTCCACGTTTGGTGCCTGCTTTGGACAGCAGAGGGAGATATTGTTGCTTTGcgtctaggcctgtcacgataaatactatacCATCTTATCGTTTCTATACATACAGACAGATGGGACAACGATTTTggggggggtcagtatttattatcGGTACTTTTTTGTTGCACATGTCATTTTGGTTCTATTTTACGATGACATTTGAGCTGTACaatgttgaattatgaactatgactcattatagatccAAACTGTTTAAGCTTATGTTTATTGTCTATTTACTTCATCAaaatatcgcacttcaaaatatgttatgacAGGCCTTACTTGCTTCTTTCTGTCTAACCTGGGGACCTGTGGCTTCAATAGTTGCTCACTCACACTGAGGAtggagtgagtgaataatgcaaAGTAAAGTTCTTTGTGcgtcttgaaaggtgctatataaatctaGGGCATTTTAATAGGTAGATTAATTAAGTCTattatgaaatgattttaaGTAAATGCAACTTGCAAAACATTTGGATGCAACACTTTGGTTTCATTAAtgtgtaatgtaaaaaaatgctATGTGCCTTCCTCATGCAGTACAATTTAATAATATGCAATCTGTCCCTTATTCTTAACCTTTACCATCACATTATATATAATTTTGCTGCATAGTAACAGTATCAtccatttgtatttttcatgtcATTGTCAGGCGGCTTGTTTGGTCAGCAGGCGCCACAGCCAGGCCAGACTCAGCAGACGCAGCTTTACCAGCAAGTTATGGCCCTGTCGGCTCCAACTTTACTCGGAGATGAGCGTGACACCATCTTAGCCAAATGGAACCAGCTGCAGGCATACTGGGGCACAGGAAAGGGCTATTATGCTAACAACAATCCTCCTGTTGACTTTACCCAGGAAAACCCTTTTTGTCGCTTCAAGGTTGGgcctttttaaattaaaattcttAAATTCTTTTTATggtcaaattaaaatgaaactcTCTTGATTTCTAGGCAGTTGGCTATAGCTGCATCCCTGTAACGAAAGATGAAGATGGATTAGTGGCATTAGTTCTCAATAGAAAAGAACAAGATGTTCGAGCTCAACAGCAACAGTTTGTCGAGTCCCTCCAGAAAATCTTGGGAAGCAACCAAATGTTGTCTGTTAATGTAGAAGGTGTGAAGTCCCTGCCGGATGATCAGTAAGTTTTTATTTACTGTAAAGTGTGtttacaaaatgcactttaagctcTTTAAGGGACAATTGAAGACACACTTTTTGTCATGGGAAATCAAATTTCTATGAGGAAGTGATtttggacttgcacaagtctgattcatccacgttcatctgttcaaataattatacacaagtataaacaccatgggaatgtccatcCATCAGACTcctcaggaaggagatgggttctgtgtcccagagatgaatgtgctttggtctgaaatttGCATATCAACGCACTTAGAAAAGCAAATGTCagacacaggaaaaaaaacctatgtgttttatatagtttatgtaaacttctgattccaacagtatgttttattttgagataTTGAGTTGCATAAACAAACAATATAGACATAATTGAATGCATCCTGCTTGTATCTTTAGGACAGAGGTGACCATTTATGTTGTGGAGCGATCACCAAATGGCACATCGAAGCGTATTCCTGCCTCCACCCTCTTCAGTTACTTGGAACAGGCCAATATAAAGATTCAGCTAACACAACTTGCTGTGACGATGTCTGTTGCACGCACAGAGTTGTCTCCAGCACAGCTGAAGCAGCTGCTGCAGAATGCTCCAGCTGGTATGTTGTGGAATATTTAATTTCATGAAGAAGAACAAATGTTTTCTAAACTTTTTTTGTTGGCTGTGCTCTCTAGGTGTTGATCCTATAATTTGGGAACAGGCAAAGGTGGATAATCCTGATCCAGAAAGGTAAGTTAATGGGGACTAAAAATATCCAATAGTACAATATATGAACCACAGACATGTATTAT contains:
- the nup54 gene encoding nucleoporin p54, whose amino-acid sequence is MAFNFGATASNPATSTTGFSFGSFGAKPTAASTAFGFGAPATATTASSGFGTFTAPNFGTATTSAAAPSTGFNFGSSNTGTFGGFGTTTTSAAAPGSTFSFAAPSTATGGLFGGTQNKGFGFSSGLGAGTTTGASAFGTGLGTTSLGGFGGFSIQPTQQQQGGLFGQQAPQPGQTQQTQLYQQVMALSAPTLLGDERDTILAKWNQLQAYWGTGKGYYANNNPPVDFTQENPFCRFKAVGYSCIPVTKDEDGLVALVLNRKEQDVRAQQQQFVESLQKILGSNQMLSVNVEGVKSLPDDQTEVTIYVVERSPNGTSKRIPASTLFSYLEQANIKIQLTQLAVTMSVARTELSPAQLKQLLQNAPAGVDPIIWEQAKVDNPDPERLIPVPMVSFKELLRRLQIQEQMTKQHQTRVDIISNDISELQKNQATTVAKIAQYKRNLMDLSHRVLQVLIKQEIQRKSGYAIQVDEEHLRVQLDTIQSELNAPTQFKGRLNELMSQIRMQNHFGAVRSEERYSVDADLLREIKQHLKQQQDGLSHLISVIKDDLEDIKLIEHGLSDSGHLRGGVLH